Proteins from a single region of Argopecten irradians isolate NY chromosome 7, Ai_NY, whole genome shotgun sequence:
- the LOC138328180 gene encoding putative divalent cation/proton antiporter TMEM165, which yields MEFKMRKLSSVTLLLILLFALVLEDVVGQDDKGAGVGAGVKSFGSSESKEKVDNDSSDEGSLLNTLRKAQGNVGFIHAFVASLSVIIVSELGDKTFFIAAIMAMRHSRVTVFSGAIGALGLMTVLSAVLGYATTIIPKYVTHYASSILFAVFGIKMLKEGYEMSPDEGQHEYEEVQADLKKRDDERLKQSSGIQDIETGIIRTPGRNLCYGLLGTIFLQAFTLTFLAEWGDRSQIATIILGARENVLGVIIGGILGHALCTGLAVLGGRIVAQKISVRTVTLTGGVVFLVFALSAFAVGPY from the exons ATGGAGTTTAAAATGAGAAAGTTGAGCAGTGTGACATTGCTCTTAATATTACTTTTTGCCCTTGTACTGGAAGATGTTGTTGGTCAAGATGATAAAGGAGCAGGTGTGGGTGCGGGAGTGAAATCTTTTGGATCATCAGAATCCAAGGAAAAG GTTGATAATGACAGTTCTGACGAAGGATCATTGCTTAACACCTTAAGGAAAGCCCAAGGAAATGTAGGATTCATCCACGCATTTGTGGCATCACTTTCTGTTATCATTGTCTCAGAACTTGGAGATAAGACATTCTTTATCGCAGCAATTATGGCTATGCGACATTCTAGAGTGACTGTCTTTTCTGGTGCCATCGGAGCGTTAGGACTTATGACAGTTTTGTCTG CTGTCCTTGGGTATGCCACAACTATCATTCCAAAATATGTTACCCACTATGCATCATCAATATTGTTTGCTGTATTTGGAATCAAAATGCTTAAAGAAG GATATGAAATGTCTCCCGATGAAGGGCAACATGAATATGAAGAGGTACAAGCAGATCTCAAGAAACGAGATGACGAG CGTCTAAAGCAGAGTTCTGGAATACAGGATATAGAGACTGGAATTATCCGAACACCGGGACGAAATTTGTGCTATGGATTATTAGGAACCATTTTTCTCCAAGcttttacattaacatttttggCTGAATGGGGAGATCGGTCTCAAATTGCTACCATCATTTTAGGAGCGAGAGAG aatgtATTAGGAGTCATAATTGGAGGTATCTTGGGCCACGCACTGTGTACAGGTTTAGCTGTGTTAGGAGGGAGGATAGTAGCTCAGAAAATATCTGTCcgtacag tGACCTTGACTGGAGGTGTAGTATTCCTTGTGTTTGCTCTGTCAGCTTTTGCCGTGGGACCCTACTGA
- the LOC138328181 gene encoding uncharacterized protein: protein MSTTNWPDCVGKTWQEAEAIIRKEYPSISVSFLADGSMVTMDYRSERVRIFTDEEGKVVQVPMIG, encoded by the exons atgtcaacaacgAACTGGCCAGATTGTGTAGGAAAG ACATGGCAAGAAGCTGAAGCAATAATTCGAAAAGAGTACCCAAGTATATCTGTAAGT TTCTTAGCAGATGGCTCCATGGTAACCATGGATTATCGATCGGAGAGGGTGAGAATATTTACTGACGAAGAAGGAAAAGTTGTTCAAGTTCCAATGATTGGGTGA